A window of the Dissulfuribacter thermophilus genome harbors these coding sequences:
- a CDS encoding L-threonylcarbamoyladenylate synthase — translation MIIEIDPQRINPRQIRQIADTLRDGGIVVYPTDTCYGIGADIFNKKAIEKVYLIKGLPKNTPFSFVCPDLSDISRYAHVTDFAYRILKRYLPGPYTFVLRGSREVPKMMLTKRKTVGIRIPDHPVCLSIVKELGNPIISTSVSIKGGPILSDPREMAEVIGNQVDIIVDSGIILPEPSSVISLIDDEPQVLRAGKGDCSIFV, via the coding sequence ATGATTATTGAAATCGATCCCCAAAGAATTAATCCTAGGCAGATAAGACAGATAGCAGATACGTTACGAGATGGTGGGATAGTAGTCTATCCTACAGACACATGCTATGGGATTGGCGCAGACATTTTCAACAAAAAGGCCATTGAAAAGGTCTATTTGATAAAGGGCTTACCTAAAAATACCCCTTTTAGTTTTGTGTGCCCTGATCTAAGTGACATTAGCCGCTACGCACATGTAACTGACTTTGCATATAGAATACTAAAACGCTACCTACCCGGCCCCTATACCTTTGTACTTCGTGGCTCAAGAGAAGTGCCCAAAATGATGCTGACAAAGAGAAAGACCGTAGGCATAAGAATTCCCGACCATCCTGTATGCCTCTCCATAGTCAAAGAACTTGGCAATCCAATCATAAGCACATCTGTTTCTATAAAGGGTGGCCCAATCCTATCCGATCCCAGGGAAATGGCAGAGGTCATTGGAAACCAAGTAGACATTATTGTGGACAGTGGGATTATTTTGCCTGAACCATCTAGCGTAATCAGCCTCATAGATGATGAGCCCCAGGTACTTAGAGCTGGCAAAGGGGATTGTTCAATCTTTGTCTAG
- a CDS encoding CoB--CoM heterodisulfide reductase iron-sulfur subunit A family protein, whose protein sequence is MKDTTKQGAVLVLGGGVAGVQAALDMAGLGYYVYLVEKKASIGGVMAQLDKTFPTNDCAIUILAPKLVEAGRSPNIEIITNAELKALEGEPGNFVAKVLKRPRYIDEDKCTACGICTMYCPKPVVDWYNERLEVTRAPHIDYAQAIPSSYYIDAKECLRVNHETCNLCAQTCTAGAIDFSQKPENLELQVGSVVLAPGFGRIDDEVLERFGYGKYPDVVTSLEFERLTCASGPTEGHIVRPSDQTTPKKIAFLQCVGSRDESCGNGFCSSVCCMYAIKEASVAKEHEPDLDISLFFMDVRTMGKGFDAFREEAIKKYGLNIIRARVPKVEEVDGKLALTYVMEDGTSSSALFDMVVLSVGLKAPEDAKIIQETTGIELNKYEFCKTTSGSPLSTSVPGVFVAGAFQGPKDIPESVTQASGVAAHVSELLKEARGTKAVTVTYPDEDKALCEEEPRIGVFVCHCGVNIAGVVDVKAVRDYAGSLPGVVLYEDTLYSCSQDALKTIAERIKENRLNRVVIAACSPRTHEPLFQETLRSIGLNPALIEMANIRDQCAWVHAQEPEAATEKAKDLVRMAVAKARLLEPLEQPTVDVTPSALVIGGGASGMAAALSIADQGFKVVLVERSKTLGGNLRRVRWTADGEDAKTVLDDLVARVESHPDIDIMLETEIKNVSGYIGNFTTTVERAGKSELINHGVVVVATGGKEYKPKGYLYGESDRVLTQLELEEKLSRGYSFLKSASRVVMIQCVGSRGEDMAYCSRICCTQAVKNALKLKDIKPELDIFILYRDMRTYGFYEDLYREARLKGIKFIRYQPDNRPQIMKKGRGIAVKVYDNIVGEELEIQSSYVVLSTGIAPGDNEELAQVLKAPLTKDGFFLEAHAKLRPVEVAVDGVYLCGLAHGPKGLEDAMAQARAAAAKAAIPLAKGKVAVAPIVSRVDQKKCIGCGICASLCPFSAIELVKVDKKRKARTITASCKGCGICASHCPTVAISMGGFTDEAIFAQIHAFGQKDDVK, encoded by the coding sequence ATGAAAGACACCACAAAACAGGGGGCTGTTCTCGTCCTCGGCGGCGGGGTAGCCGGAGTGCAGGCCGCATTGGATATGGCAGGCCTTGGATACTATGTGTACTTGGTGGAGAAAAAGGCATCCATTGGTGGGGTTATGGCACAACTGGACAAGACTTTCCCTACCAATGACTGTGCCATATGAATACTTGCACCAAAGTTAGTTGAGGCCGGTCGGTCTCCAAACATAGAAATAATTACAAATGCCGAGTTGAAGGCCCTTGAGGGAGAGCCAGGAAACTTTGTGGCAAAAGTCCTCAAAAGGCCAAGATATATAGATGAAGACAAGTGTACAGCGTGTGGGATCTGCACTATGTACTGCCCAAAACCAGTAGTCGATTGGTATAATGAGCGCCTTGAGGTAACCCGTGCACCCCACATCGATTATGCCCAGGCAATTCCATCAAGTTATTATATTGATGCCAAAGAGTGTTTGAGAGTAAACCACGAAACTTGCAATCTTTGCGCTCAGACCTGTACAGCAGGGGCAATAGATTTTAGCCAAAAGCCAGAAAATCTTGAGCTTCAAGTGGGTAGTGTTGTCCTTGCACCTGGATTCGGCCGTATAGATGATGAGGTGTTAGAGCGCTTTGGATATGGTAAGTACCCTGATGTGGTGACAAGCCTCGAATTTGAGCGTCTCACGTGCGCATCTGGTCCCACCGAAGGGCACATAGTAAGGCCATCGGATCAGACCACGCCCAAAAAGATCGCTTTCCTCCAGTGTGTGGGATCTCGTGACGAAAGCTGTGGAAACGGTTTTTGTTCATCAGTCTGTTGTATGTACGCGATAAAGGAGGCGAGTGTCGCAAAGGAACACGAGCCAGACCTTGACATATCCCTATTTTTCATGGACGTCCGTACAATGGGCAAGGGCTTTGATGCCTTTAGAGAAGAGGCCATAAAGAAGTACGGACTGAACATCATTAGGGCAAGGGTCCCAAAGGTGGAAGAGGTCGATGGAAAACTTGCCCTTACATACGTCATGGAGGACGGTACATCATCCAGTGCCCTCTTTGATATGGTGGTCCTATCTGTTGGATTGAAGGCACCAGAGGATGCAAAGATCATTCAAGAGACCACAGGAATTGAGCTTAATAAATATGAATTTTGTAAGACAACATCAGGCTCACCGTTGTCCACATCAGTGCCTGGAGTGTTTGTGGCAGGAGCCTTCCAAGGGCCAAAGGATATCCCTGAGAGCGTAACCCAGGCCTCTGGTGTTGCTGCCCACGTCTCAGAGCTCTTGAAGGAGGCAAGGGGAACAAAGGCAGTTACTGTCACATATCCAGATGAAGACAAGGCTCTATGTGAGGAAGAGCCAAGGATCGGAGTCTTCGTATGTCACTGCGGTGTCAACATCGCAGGTGTAGTGGACGTAAAGGCTGTACGCGACTATGCAGGTAGCCTACCAGGAGTAGTCCTCTATGAAGATACACTATATTCGTGCTCTCAGGATGCATTAAAGACCATAGCAGAGAGGATCAAGGAAAATAGGCTCAACAGAGTGGTAATTGCCGCGTGTTCTCCAAGGACACATGAGCCACTGTTCCAAGAAACACTTAGGTCCATTGGTCTCAACCCTGCACTTATTGAGATGGCAAACATCAGAGACCAATGTGCATGGGTCCATGCCCAGGAACCAGAGGCTGCTACTGAAAAGGCCAAGGATCTAGTGAGGATGGCAGTGGCTAAGGCAAGGCTCTTGGAGCCACTTGAGCAGCCAACAGTAGATGTAACGCCGTCTGCACTGGTCATTGGTGGTGGTGCCTCTGGTATGGCTGCTGCGCTCAGTATTGCTGATCAGGGCTTTAAGGTAGTGCTCGTAGAGAGGTCAAAGACTCTCGGCGGAAATCTCAGGCGCGTTAGGTGGACCGCGGATGGGGAAGACGCAAAGACGGTTCTCGATGATCTTGTAGCCAGAGTAGAGTCCCATCCAGACATCGACATAATGCTCGAGACCGAGATAAAGAATGTCTCTGGATATATTGGAAACTTTACCACTACTGTGGAGAGGGCAGGTAAAAGCGAGCTTATCAACCACGGTGTCGTAGTGGTGGCCACTGGTGGAAAAGAGTATAAGCCAAAAGGCTATCTCTATGGTGAGTCAGATCGTGTTTTAACACAGTTGGAACTCGAAGAGAAACTGTCACGTGGCTATAGCTTCCTTAAGAGCGCATCAAGGGTAGTGATGATCCAGTGTGTTGGAAGCCGTGGCGAAGATATGGCCTATTGTAGCCGCATCTGCTGTACTCAGGCCGTTAAAAACGCCCTCAAGCTCAAAGATATAAAACCAGAGCTCGACATATTTATCCTCTATAGAGACATGAGGACCTATGGATTTTATGAAGATCTCTATCGAGAGGCCAGGTTGAAGGGTATCAAATTTATTAGGTACCAGCCTGATAATCGGCCTCAAATCATGAAGAAGGGTAGGGGGATCGCTGTAAAGGTCTATGACAATATAGTAGGTGAAGAGCTAGAGATACAATCGAGTTACGTTGTCCTTTCTACAGGGATTGCCCCAGGGGACAACGAAGAACTGGCGCAAGTTTTGAAGGCCCCGCTCACAAAGGATGGATTTTTCCTTGAGGCCCATGCAAAACTTCGTCCTGTAGAGGTGGCAGTCGATGGAGTGTATCTCTGTGGCCTAGCCCACGGACCCAAGGGCCTTGAAGATGCCATGGCCCAGGCCAGGGCAGCAGCGGCTAAGGCCGCGATACCACTAGCAAAAGGAAAAGTCGCTGTGGCGCCCATCGTCTCTAGGGTTGATCAGAAAAAGTGTATTGGGTGCGGTATATGTGCATCACTTTGTCCGTTTAGCGCTATTGAGTTGGTTAAAGTGGACAAGAAGAGAAAGGCCCGGACCATTACAGCCTCATGTAAGGGCTGCGGCATATGCGCCTCTCACTGCCCAACAGTTGCCATCAGCATGGGCGGATTTACAGACGAGGCAATTTTCGCCCAGATCCATGCCTTTGGCCAAAAGGATGATGTGAAATAA
- a CDS encoding HU family DNA-binding protein produces the protein MPLKNDIVKRMHELLPHHLKKDLNDVVDLIIGRMVDALDKGDRIEVRGFGSFSIRTQRGKIFKNPKTGEIHEIPSRKRVIFKAGKDLKGQLKP, from the coding sequence ATGCCTCTTAAGAACGATATAGTAAAAAGAATGCATGAACTCCTACCACATCATCTCAAAAAAGACCTCAATGATGTGGTGGACTTGATTATTGGTCGTATGGTCGATGCCCTGGATAAGGGGGACCGTATAGAAGTCCGTGGTTTTGGTAGCTTTTCTATTCGAACTCAAAGAGGAAAAATCTTTAAGAACCCCAAAACAGGCGAAATTCATGAAATCCCCTCGAGAAAGAGGGTGATATTTAAGGCCGGTAAGGACCTAAAGGGACAATTGAAGCCGTAG
- a CDS encoding formate--tetrahydrofolate ligase produces the protein MNLDPTKMKDWQIAEAAEEHMKTVYQLGEELGLDKEELLPYGHYVAKIDYKKVLERLKDRPDGKYIDVTAITPTPLGEGKSTCAVGLMEGLGKRGKNVVGALRQPSGGPTFNIKGSAAGGGLAQVIPLSKFSLGLTGDINAIMNSHNLAMVALTARMQHEANYTDEQLAQRGLKRLNVHPKKVEFKWIIDYCAQSLRNIIIGLGGKMDGFTMQSGFNIAVSSEIMAILAVAKDLKDLRERIGKIVLAYDKQDNPITTEDLEVAGAMTAWMVEAMNPNLMQTIEGQPCLIHAGPFANIAIGQSSVIADLVGLKLGDYLVTESGFGADIGFEKFWNLKCRFSGLKPHCAVVVATIRALKCHGGAPIPRPGRPMPEEYNKENVEWVEKGCANLIHHIETVKKAGINPVVCINAFYTDTKDEIAAVRRLCEQAGARVAVSEHWLKGGEGALEFADAVIEACEEENEFKFLYDLDMPLRERIEKITREVYGGDGVVYTPEAEAKAKAMEQDPELSKLGTCMVKTHLSLSDDPNKKGVPKGWKLLVRDILTYKGAGFVVPVAGAISLMPGTGSDPAYRRIDVDVETGKVKGLF, from the coding sequence ATGAATCTTGACCCCACCAAGATGAAAGATTGGCAGATTGCAGAGGCCGCCGAGGAACACATGAAGACCGTCTATCAGCTTGGGGAAGAGCTCGGTCTTGATAAGGAAGAGCTGCTTCCATACGGTCACTACGTGGCAAAGATTGATTACAAGAAGGTCTTGGAACGGCTTAAAGATCGTCCAGACGGAAAGTACATTGATGTCACGGCTATTACTCCAACACCACTTGGAGAAGGAAAGAGTACCTGCGCAGTAGGGTTAATGGAGGGGCTTGGAAAAAGGGGAAAAAATGTTGTTGGAGCACTGAGGCAGCCGTCTGGAGGGCCAACCTTTAACATCAAGGGAAGCGCTGCTGGCGGAGGACTTGCTCAGGTTATTCCTCTTTCAAAGTTTTCCTTAGGGCTCACAGGAGACATAAATGCCATTATGAACTCCCATAACCTGGCTATGGTGGCTCTGACAGCAAGGATGCAGCACGAGGCCAATTATACTGATGAACAGCTAGCCCAAAGGGGTCTAAAGCGTCTAAACGTCCATCCCAAAAAGGTAGAATTTAAATGGATTATCGATTATTGCGCCCAGTCCTTGAGGAATATCATTATTGGACTCGGTGGAAAGATGGACGGCTTTACAATGCAAAGCGGCTTCAATATTGCGGTGAGTTCTGAGATCATGGCCATTCTCGCTGTTGCCAAGGATCTCAAGGACCTACGTGAAAGGATCGGAAAGATCGTCCTTGCATATGATAAACAGGATAACCCCATAACGACAGAAGACCTCGAGGTAGCTGGTGCAATGACTGCCTGGATGGTGGAGGCAATGAACCCCAACCTTATGCAGACCATAGAAGGCCAGCCATGCCTCATTCACGCAGGCCCATTTGCAAACATAGCTATTGGTCAGTCTTCAGTAATTGCAGACCTAGTTGGTCTGAAGCTGGGCGATTACCTAGTCACAGAGAGTGGATTTGGTGCAGATATTGGATTTGAGAAATTCTGGAACTTGAAGTGCCGCTTTAGTGGCCTCAAACCACATTGTGCCGTAGTAGTTGCCACCATCAGGGCCCTCAAGTGTCACGGTGGCGCCCCAATCCCAAGGCCAGGTCGCCCAATGCCAGAAGAGTACAACAAAGAAAATGTCGAGTGGGTGGAAAAGGGATGTGCAAACCTCATCCATCACATTGAGACCGTAAAGAAGGCCGGAATAAACCCTGTTGTCTGCATTAATGCCTTCTATACCGACACTAAAGATGAGATCGCTGCTGTAAGACGCCTTTGCGAGCAGGCTGGAGCAAGGGTTGCAGTATCTGAACACTGGCTAAAGGGTGGTGAAGGTGCACTCGAGTTTGCAGATGCAGTAATCGAGGCATGTGAAGAGGAAAACGAATTCAAGTTCCTCTATGATCTCGATATGCCACTCAGGGAGAGGATCGAAAAGATTACTCGCGAAGTTTATGGTGGTGATGGAGTTGTATATACCCCAGAGGCTGAGGCAAAGGCCAAGGCCATGGAGCAGGATCCTGAACTCTCTAAGCTCGGTACCTGCATGGTCAAGACACATCTCAGCCTTTCAGATGATCCAAACAAGAAGGGAGTGCCAAAGGGCTGGAAGCTCCTTGTTAGAGACATCCTCACCTACAAGGGTGCAGGGTTTGTGGTGCCAGTAGCAGGAGCAATAAGCCTTATGCCAGGTACTGGTTCAGATCCAGCTTATAGAAGAATCGATGTGGATGTTGAGACAGGAAAGGTCAAGGGTCTATTTTAA
- a CDS encoding hydrogenase iron-sulfur subunit, producing MTQEQFNPRILGFFCHWCCYAAADSAGVSRYQYPPNVRVIRVMCTGRIDMRFILEAFKVGADGVFTGGUHLGECHYQSGNYEAMVMAESVRQVLKMCGVNPKRFDLEWASAAEGPRFVQLITDYCMKIKELGPLGEGEGEPGRDEVMKKLEAAVKAAKNTKIRTAFGTLAKSLNKAGQYDEAAIQEGVLKKVVPAFEKQLSHS from the coding sequence ATGACACAGGAACAATTCAACCCCAGGATATTAGGTTTTTTCTGCCACTGGTGCTGTTATGCAGCAGCAGATTCAGCAGGGGTCTCACGTTATCAATATCCGCCAAACGTGCGGGTTATTAGAGTCATGTGTACTGGAAGGATTGATATGCGCTTCATCCTTGAGGCGTTCAAGGTGGGCGCAGATGGAGTATTCACTGGTGGGTGACACTTGGGAGAGTGTCATTACCAGTCTGGTAATTACGAAGCGATGGTCATGGCAGAATCTGTGAGGCAGGTACTCAAGATGTGTGGAGTCAATCCCAAAAGGTTCGATCTTGAGTGGGCCTCAGCGGCAGAAGGCCCCAGATTTGTTCAGCTTATAACTGATTACTGTATGAAGATAAAGGAACTAGGCCCCCTAGGAGAAGGTGAGGGAGAGCCTGGGCGTGACGAGGTAATGAAGAAACTTGAAGCTGCTGTAAAGGCCGCAAAAAATACAAAGATTCGGACAGCCTTTGGTACCCTCGCAAAGAGTCTCAATAAGGCGGGTCAATATGATGAGGCTGCAATTCAGGAGGGAGTTTTAAAGAAGGTGGTCCCTGCCTTTGAAAAGCAGCTTAGTCATTCATAA
- the sppA gene encoding signal peptide peptidase SppA: MDSKDGYQKGGPLHRGRPHPILVALATIGALALIMAGLFFVLVMRLTSGGIEVSQDSSAPGIGIVEVAGVIADSEPILKVIREYKRRDYIKAVIVRINSPGGAVGASQEIFEALCELDKKKPVVASLETVAASGGYYVAIGARKIVANPGTITGSIGVIMKLPNIGPLLERLGIKTQVLKSGVYKDMGSMTKEMTEEEKLLAESVLKDIHNQFMEDVGRRRSIPMEKMVDLAQGQIFSGKKAKALGLVDVLGNFDVAIREAKGIAGLKGEPRLIYPEKGRLKVLKEILEEGATSSLRNILERVVFQYAS, translated from the coding sequence GTGGATTCCAAGGACGGCTATCAAAAGGGTGGCCCCCTACATAGAGGCCGTCCGCACCCCATACTAGTTGCCCTTGCCACTATTGGGGCGCTGGCCCTGATAATGGCAGGGCTATTTTTTGTACTAGTGATGCGACTTACCTCTGGGGGAATAGAGGTATCCCAAGATTCATCGGCCCCAGGGATAGGTATCGTCGAAGTTGCGGGAGTTATTGCGGACTCTGAGCCCATTTTAAAAGTTATTAGAGAATATAAGAGACGGGACTACATAAAGGCGGTAATCGTCCGCATAAATAGTCCAGGTGGGGCTGTGGGAGCGTCTCAGGAGATTTTTGAGGCGCTTTGTGAGTTAGACAAAAAGAAGCCAGTAGTTGCGTCTTTAGAGACAGTGGCAGCCTCAGGTGGTTATTATGTGGCCATCGGCGCAAGAAAGATAGTAGCCAACCCCGGAACAATTACCGGCAGTATTGGTGTCATCATGAAGCTGCCAAATATTGGCCCTTTGTTGGAAAGACTAGGTATTAAGACACAAGTCCTTAAAAGTGGTGTTTATAAAGACATGGGGTCCATGACTAAGGAAATGACAGAGGAAGAGAAGTTGTTGGCAGAGAGTGTTTTGAAAGATATTCACAATCAATTTATGGAAGATGTAGGTAGGCGACGTTCGATTCCTATGGAGAAAATGGTTGATTTGGCGCAAGGACAGATCTTTTCAGGGAAAAAGGCCAAGGCTCTAGGGCTGGTGGATGTCTTAGGCAATTTTGATGTGGCTATAAGAGAGGCAAAGGGGATTGCTGGACTCAAGGGAGAACCACGTCTCATATATCCGGAAAAAGGACGCCTAAAAGTCTTAAAAGAGATCTTGGAAGAAGGGGCAACTTCCTCTTTGAGAAATATTCTTGAAAGGGTTGTTTTCCAATATGCCTCTTAA
- the folD gene encoding bifunctional methylenetetrahydrofolate dehydrogenase/methenyltetrahydrofolate cyclohydrolase FolD, with translation MSAKIISGKEIAQEIREELKKEVQELKEKHGVTPGLVTILVGENPASVSYVTAKQRTAHELGFYSVQDNQPEDISEEDLLKLIEKYNNDEAIHGILVQLPLPKHIDESKVLNAIDPDKDVDGFHPVNVGRMVIGERCFLPCTPHGILEMLVRSGVETSGAETVVVGRSNIVGKPIANLMLQKREGGNSTVTICHTGTKDLAYHTKRADILIVAAGRPKVVTADMVKEGVVVIDVGVNRIGKTPEGKAILCGDVDFETVKEKASAITPVPGGVGPMTITMLMKNTVQAAKQFAGLL, from the coding sequence ATGAGTGCAAAGATTATAAGTGGTAAGGAGATCGCCCAGGAGATTAGAGAGGAGTTAAAGAAAGAGGTTCAGGAATTAAAAGAAAAGCACGGCGTAACCCCTGGGCTTGTGACAATACTTGTTGGTGAAAATCCCGCATCAGTCTCGTATGTTACTGCTAAGCAAAGGACAGCCCATGAGCTTGGTTTTTATTCAGTACAGGACAATCAGCCAGAGGACATCTCAGAGGAAGATTTATTAAAGCTCATTGAAAAATATAATAATGACGAGGCAATTCACGGCATACTCGTACAGCTCCCACTCCCCAAGCATATTGATGAATCCAAGGTTTTGAACGCAATTGATCCAGATAAGGACGTAGATGGATTCCATCCTGTAAATGTGGGTCGGATGGTCATAGGTGAAAGGTGTTTTCTGCCATGTACTCCCCATGGAATCCTTGAGATGCTTGTAAGGAGCGGTGTTGAGACCAGTGGGGCAGAGACGGTGGTCGTTGGAAGGAGCAATATTGTTGGAAAGCCCATTGCCAACCTCATGCTCCAGAAGAGAGAAGGTGGAAATTCTACTGTGACCATATGTCACACTGGTACCAAGGACCTTGCCTATCACACAAAACGTGCAGACATACTAATTGTTGCAGCTGGAAGGCCCAAGGTGGTTACGGCAGACATGGTAAAAGAAGGTGTGGTTGTAATAGACGTAGGGGTGAACAGGATTGGGAAGACCCCAGAGGGCAAGGCCATACTCTGTGGAGATGTGGATTTCGAGACTGTCAAGGAAAAAGCCTCTGCTATAACGCCAGTGCCGGGCGGTGTGGGCCCAATGACGATTACAATGCTCATGAAAAATACTGTACAGGCAGCCAAGCAGTTTGCTGGGCTCCTCTAA
- the cooS gene encoding anaerobic carbon-monoxide dehydrogenase catalytic subunit, translated as MDTSRRFKKGNESEVLIQTETNREVLKNAPVENIVTAAHRVAGRSVEPCLFGQGGTCCRNCNMGPCQIIDGVEQMIGVCGADASTVAARNFARIVAGGAASHMDHARGVVMAFLATAKGEAPYEIKDGIKLRQVAMSIGIDVAEKSKEDLAIEVGEKLMAEFGQQEGGLSFVKRAPKPRQELWKKLGIGPRGVDREITEIMHRTHMGVDQHYENLLFQAARTALADGWGASMIATELSDVMFGTPVPIRSRVDIGVLKEDEVNVTVHGHEPILAEALGMAARDPEILEECKKVGAKGINLAGVCCTGNEILMRKGFPIAGSFIQQEVVLATGAVEAMVVDVQCIMQNVSRVAEQFHTELITTSDKAKIPGATHISFDEHRALDIAKEILKRAIKKFPERGKHFVPVRSMDVVAGFSHETINYMLGGRFRASYKPLNDNIINGRIRGVAAIVGCDNYRVTEEMHVEIAKELIANDVLVLVTGCAATSIGRTGLLSPEALDQAGPGLREVLEAVGCPPVLHMGSCVDNSRILIAATEMVRTGGLGEDIYQLPAVGAAPQWMSEKAVAIGQYFVSSGVDVVFGPTFPITGSKVVSDYCFNKMKDVYGGSWHLAKKPSEFVNIMVDTINQARKDLGIDKKKERVLFDMAMRRELGSPAIPDAGCGGHA; from the coding sequence ATGGATACCTCAAGGCGCTTTAAAAAGGGTAATGAAAGTGAAGTATTGATTCAGACTGAAACTAATAGAGAGGTGCTGAAAAACGCGCCAGTTGAAAATATCGTGACAGCCGCTCACAGGGTTGCTGGTAGGAGTGTTGAGCCCTGTCTCTTTGGGCAAGGCGGGACCTGTTGTAGAAACTGCAATATGGGGCCGTGCCAGATTATTGATGGTGTTGAGCAGATGATAGGTGTCTGTGGTGCCGATGCATCTACTGTGGCTGCTAGGAATTTTGCAAGGATTGTGGCAGGAGGAGCGGCCTCACACATGGACCATGCACGTGGGGTAGTTATGGCATTTTTGGCTACGGCCAAGGGTGAGGCCCCGTATGAAATTAAAGACGGTATAAAGTTGCGCCAGGTTGCCATGAGTATTGGGATTGATGTGGCTGAAAAGTCAAAGGAAGATCTTGCAATTGAAGTTGGTGAAAAGCTCATGGCAGAATTTGGGCAGCAAGAAGGAGGGCTTTCATTTGTCAAGAGGGCCCCAAAGCCTAGACAGGAACTGTGGAAAAAGCTCGGTATAGGCCCAAGGGGCGTTGACAGGGAGATAACTGAAATAATGCACAGGACCCATATGGGCGTGGACCAGCATTACGAGAATCTCCTCTTTCAGGCAGCTCGTACGGCTCTTGCTGATGGATGGGGGGCCTCGATGATTGCAACAGAGCTCTCAGACGTGATGTTTGGCACCCCGGTTCCTATTCGCTCAAGAGTAGATATAGGAGTGCTCAAGGAAGATGAAGTAAACGTGACGGTCCATGGCCATGAGCCAATCCTCGCAGAGGCCCTTGGTATGGCTGCACGCGATCCAGAGATCCTCGAAGAGTGTAAGAAGGTCGGAGCAAAGGGTATAAACCTCGCAGGTGTCTGCTGTACTGGAAACGAGATCCTTATGAGAAAGGGATTCCCCATTGCCGGGAGTTTCATACAGCAGGAAGTGGTCCTTGCAACAGGCGCTGTAGAGGCAATGGTAGTGGATGTTCAGTGTATAATGCAGAACGTGAGCAGGGTTGCCGAGCAGTTCCATACAGAGTTGATCACAACCTCAGACAAGGCAAAGATACCCGGGGCCACTCATATATCCTTTGATGAACACAGGGCTCTAGACATAGCAAAAGAGATTTTGAAGCGGGCAATTAAAAAGTTCCCTGAGAGAGGCAAACACTTTGTGCCAGTCCGTTCAATGGATGTTGTTGCTGGTTTCAGTCATGAGACCATAAATTACATGCTCGGCGGTCGGTTTAGGGCATCCTATAAGCCCCTTAATGATAACATTATTAATGGACGAATCCGCGGTGTTGCTGCAATCGTCGGTTGTGACAACTACAGGGTGACAGAGGAAATGCACGTCGAGATAGCAAAGGAACTTATCGCAAACGACGTGCTCGTTCTGGTTACAGGGTGTGCAGCAACCAGTATAGGACGTACTGGACTACTTTCCCCAGAGGCACTGGATCAAGCAGGGCCTGGTCTCAGGGAAGTGCTTGAGGCCGTTGGATGTCCACCAGTGCTCCACATGGGAAGCTGCGTAGACAATAGCAGGATACTCATAGCTGCCACTGAGATGGTCCGTACTGGTGGACTCGGCGAAGACATCTATCAGCTTCCAGCAGTTGGCGCTGCTCCACAGTGGATGAGTGAAAAGGCAGTTGCAATTGGTCAGTACTTTGTTTCTAGTGGCGTTGACGTGGTGTTTGGCCCAACATTCCCAATAACAGGTTCAAAAGTTGTAAGTGACTACTGCTTCAATAAGATGAAGGACGTTTATGGTGGGTCATGGCACCTGGCAAAGAAACCGAGTGAATTTGTAAATATTATGGTAGATACTATTAATCAGGCTAGAAAGGATCTTGGCATAGACAAGAAGAAAGAGCGCGTCCTCTTTGACATGGCCATGAGAAGGGAACTCGGGTCACCGGCAATTCCAGATGCTGGATGCGGAGGGCATGCATAA